In the Pyxidicoccus trucidator genome, GACGATGAGGGCTTCGAGCGGGCCCGTCAGCTCGGAGCGCGCGGCTTCCTGGCCAACCCGCGCGACGAGCAGCTCCTCCTGCGCGCCATCCGCCGGCTCCGCCCGGAGGGGAACAGCTCCGACAACCTGCCCGGAGGCCCGGACTCCGCGCCCCACTCGCACTGACGCGCGGACGGCAGCCCACCCGTGCCCCGGGGGAGCACTATCCCGGCGCCAGCCCCAGCACGCCCAGCACCTCCGGATACACCTTGCTGGCGAAGTACCGTCCACCCGCGACGGTGAAGTGGACGCCATCCTCCATGCGCAGCCGCATCGGCTTGCGGAAGCCCTCGACGCGGGCCTGGAGCAGGACGCGGCCCTTCGCATCCGTGAAGTAGGGGCGCGTATCCAGGTGCAGCGCGTCCTGGCGGGCGGTGATGACCTCGCGCTGGAGGCCGCGGATGAGCGTGAGCTTCTGCTCGAAGCGCTTGCGCCCGGTGGCCGGCAGCTCCAGCCAGACAATCTTCCGCCCCGGCGCCGAGAGGACCTTCGCGAAGTCCTCCAGTCGCTGGCGATAGGCCTGCTCCCACTCGGGCCGCCCCCAGTGGATGGGCTTGCCGCCCTTCCCGTCCTTGAGCGACTGCCCGTCATTGCCCCCGAGGATGACCACCACGACGTCGGGCTGGTGGCGCTGCACCTCCTGCTGCCCTACCTCCATCCAGTCGAAGAAGTCGGGGCGGGCCAGCCCGGTGGAGGACTTCGCGCGCCGGGCGGTGCGGATGCGTGGGTGCGCCTCCAGGCGGGCCTGCAGGTACTCACCGAAGCCGGTGGCGATGAGGCTGTCGCCCAGCAGCAGCACCGTGTGCGAGCGCTCCGCCTCGGGGGGAGACGGACGGGCGACAGGCGGAGGGGCCGGCAGCACGGGCGCGGCGCGCACGGCGTCAGGCGGGGAACCGGAGTCCGCCGCGGATGAGGCCAGCACGGGGGCGGAGGTGAGCAGGGGGACGAGGGTGAGCGCGCGAGCGAGGCGGGTCCGCATTGGCGGCCGAACGCTACTGGTGGGACGCGGTCAGGTACATCCCCCTCCCGCGCCCCCCACCCCTTCCCGCCAGGTGAGGCACACCCCGGGTGGGGCGCGCCTTCACGGCACGGAAGGCCAGACGTCCAGGCTCAGGCGGCGCTACCGGCCACCCGCGGATGCCGCGGCCGGGCGGGCTCGGAGACGGGCTCGGCGGGGGCCAGGGCCTCCAGCCAGGGCCGCAGCAACCGGGCACACTCCTCCGGGTGGGTGAAGTAGGGCACGTGGCCCGCGCCGCGCAGCAGGTGCCGGGGTGTCCCGGAAGGGAGCGACGCGGCCAGCCGCTCCAGGGTGGAGGGGGGCACCAGCACGTCGCGGTCCCCCTGGATGCACACGCAGGAGACGGAAAGCCGTCGCAGCTCCGGCGGGGGCGGCTCGTCGCCAATGGCCAGGGCGCGGTGCCACGTCGTGCTCCGCTCCACCTGCGTGGTGGGGACCACCTCGGCGACCCGGGCGAAGGGCACCGGCTTCCACGCCGCGAGCCCCGCCGCCACGATGCCGGGCCGGCCCCACATGGCGATGGGGCCCATCATCCCGATGACGCGTCCACGCACCCCCAGCTGTGAGGGACGGGTGAAGGAGCCCAGGAAGGCCGCCCCCCGCGCCGCGCCGGCCGCCGCCAAATGCGCCGCCACCATGCCGCCGAAGGAGCTGGCCACCACCGCGTCCATGCGCCCGGCGGCCAGCAGCACCTGCCGCGCCAGGGCGCCCGCGCCGCAGGCCGCATGCCCACCCTCCGGGTACTCGACCAGGACAGGGCGGGCCAGGGGAGCGAGCTGCTCGGCGAGCGCGCGGAAGCCAGAGCCCCGTGCTCCCAGCCCGGGCAACAGGAGCACCCGGGGCCCCCTGCCCTGTCCCAACTCGGTGAGCTGCACCTCTCGACGCATGTCATTCCCTCGCGGACGCGGCGAGGAACACCGCGGACGCGCTGCTTCTGCCCGGCTCGCCCGTCAGCATGCTCCTCCGGCGGGCTGACGCAACCGGTTGCCGCTCATGACCTTTGGGGCGGCGGACCGGCCACGCGGTCCAGACCGAGGAAGGCGCGGGTGCGCTCGTGCTGTGGACTGGCGAGCACCCGGTCCGGTGGACCTTCCTCGATGATGCGCCCGCCGTGGAGCACCAACATCCGAGAGGCCAGCTCACGCGCGAAGCGCATCTCGTGTGTCACCGTCACCAGGGTGAGCCCGTCCCCGCGCAGCCGCGCCAGCAGGTCCACCAGCTCCCCCACCCGCTCCGGATCCAACGCACTGGTGGGCTCATCCAGGAGCAACACCTCCGGCTCCATGGCCAGCGCGCGGGCAATGGCCACCCGCTGCTGCTCACCACCGGACAGCTCGGCGGGATAGGCGCCCTCGCGGTGGGACAGGCCCACCTTCGCCAGCAGCGCCCGCCCCTGCTCCGCGGCCTCCTTCCGGCCAAGGCCCTTCACGTGCACGGGGGCCTCCGTCACGTTGCCCAGCGCCGTGCGGTGCGCGAACAGGTGCCATTGCTGGAAGACGAAGCCCACCCGGCGGCGGATGTTCCACAGTCGCGCCCCCTGCGCCCGCGCATCGCCCGGTCCCAGTTCGTCTCCGCCCACCCGCACGGAGCCCCTGTCGAAGGGCTCCAGCCCGTTGAGGCACCGCAGGAACGTGCTCTTGCCCCCACCGGAGGGACCCACCAGCGCCACCACCTCGCCGGGCCCAAAGGCCGCGCTGATGCCGTCCAGCACCGTGCGTCCCTCATAGCGCTTGCACAGGTCCTTCACCTCTATCATCCGCGCTCCAGCCTTGCCTCCAGCCGCCTGGCCAGGCGGGACAGGGGGTAGCTCATCGCCAGGTACAGCAACGCGCACAGCGCGCCGGGCAGCAGCCAGCTGCGAACATCCACCGCCGTAATCGTCATCCGCTTGGTGAGCTCCACCACGGAGATGACCGACACCAGGGAGCTGTCCTTGAGCAGCGCGATGAAGTCGTTGGTGACGCCCGGGAGCGCCACGCGGAAGGCCTGGGGCAGGATGACCCGCCGCAGCGCCAGTCGCAGGGGCATGCCCAGCGACAGGGCCGCCTCGAGCTGCCCGCGCGGCACGGCCAGCACGCCCGCCCGGTACACCTCCGCCTCATAGGCCGCGTAGTTCAACCCCAGCCCGAGCATCGCCGCCGAGAGCGCGTCCAGCCGCAGCACGCCCGCCAGCCCGTAGTAGAGGACATAGAGCTGCAACAGCACCGGCGTCCCCCGGAACAGCTCCACGTAGGCGGTGGCCAGCCGCCCCGCCCAGACGGGCCCGTACAGCCGCACCAGGGCCAGCCCCATCCCCAGCGGAATGGCGAGCGCCATGGCGCCCACCGACACCAGCAATGTCACCAGCGACGCCTGGAGGAACAACACGAGCTGCCCCCAGCCCAGGCGCGTCGTGCGCGTTTCCGACAGCACCTCGCGCGTCTGCGCGTCCGTCCAGTCCACCATGCGCTGCTGCGCCGCGCTGTCGATGCCCCAACGCCGGAAGATGGCGCGCAGCTCGCCCGAGCGGGCGATGCGGACCAGCGCCGCGTCCAGCGCCGCGCGAAGGTCCTCTTCCCCGGGCCGCACCGCAATCGCGTAGTAGCCCTCGCCCACGTCGCCCACCACGCGGAGCCCCGGACGTGGCTGGCCGTAGCGCTGGGCGATGATGTCGTCCATCAGCACGCCATCCACCCGCCCCTGCTCCAGGTCGATGTAGGGCTCCTCCACGCCTTCGTAGGGCACCGCCTGCGCGCCGCTGCGCAGGAGCAACTCCCACGCCTGGGAGTTGGCCAGCGTGCCCACGCGCCTGCCCCGCAGGGACTCCAGGTGGGGAACGCTCGTGTCGTCCCGCCGCGCCAGCAGTCGCAGGTTGAAGACGTAGTAGGGCCGGGTGAAGAGGACACGGCCGGCACGGGCGGGGGTGATTTCAATCCCGTTCAGCGCCACGTCGAAGGAGCCGCGCTCCAGCGAGGGGATGAGGCTGGACCAGTCGTTCTGGACGAACCGTGCGCGGACTCCCAGCTCGCGCGCCAGCGCATCCGCCAGCTCCACCTCGAAGCCACGCATGCGTCCCGGCTCGTCCGGGTCCTCCATGGCATAGGGCTCTCCCCCCTGCGCGTCCGCGCCCCAGCGCAGCACACCCGCGCGCCGCACCCGCTCCAGCCCCGTGGCCTCCTCCACACCACACGACAGGAGGGCGAGCGCCAGGAGCGCCACCACACAGGTCGGGAGGAGGACGGGCCTTCGCGCCCGCGACGGGAGCTCGCGCATGGAATGTGCCGGCCTTCGACATAGGCGAAGCGCCGCCCGGCTTCCAGCCTCCTGCTCCCGGATGGGGAGTCACGACGGTCAGCGGGCCGCAGCCGGGGTGCGCCGAAGCCACTCGGCGCGGATGCGGAGCGCGCGACACAGGGCAACGAGGGTGGAGACGGTGGGAAGCAGCTTTCCGCGCTCCATGCGCACGTAGGCCTCGGGCGGGAGGCAGGCCGCCTCCGCCACCTGGGCCGTGGTCAGCCCGGCACGCAGCCGCGCGGTGCGCAGCCCACTCCCGACCTGAATCACCACTGCTTCATCCATGGGCACCATCCGGTTGAGCCTGGGTGACTGTACCTCAGAGGTTCTATAGACAATAGACCTCCGGGCCGAAGCCCCACTGCCGCTCCGGACCGCAGTGGGCCTGCATTTCACCGTGCAGGCCCGGCCGGGGGCAGGTGCCCCCGAGGCTTCATCCGCCCGTCATGCGGCGCAAGAAGCCCCCCAGCCCCTGCGACTTGTTACGCGGCCCGTTCTGGCCTTGCACCGCCGCCACCCCGGGAGTGGGAGTGGTTCCATTGGACGTCGGGGCCTTCATCGCCGGGAAGGCCGGAGACGTCATGGCAGGCTGCTGCACCACGGGCGTGGGGCGGACGGCGACATTGTCGTTGTACGCCGGGCCCCGCGGCTGCTCGACCGCGGTCGCGGGAACGGCTGGACTGTCATTGTGGGCCGTGCCCTGCGTCGGCGCGGTGGTGGCGACCTGCGCCACCAGGGGTGGCAGGACGGCGGAGGGGCCGTCTTGCGCGGAGTCCCGCAGCGGAGAGAGCGGCACGACGGGGCTGTCTCGGGTGTCCGCCTCCTTGAACCGTGCCTCCGTGGAGGGCGGGGCGGCAGTGGGGCCATCGTCGTGGGCCACCTCCTTCGGCTGAGCCACCGGAGCGAGAGGAGTACGCGCGGAGACGGGCGCCTGCGCAGCCGGGGCAAGGTGGAGCTCGGAGGTGTCCCGGTGCGAGGAGCCCTGCGCCCGCGTGTCACGCGAGGTGGACTCCTCCGCCAGGGCCGCGACGAGCCGCCGCATCTCCTTCTCGGGGATGTTCCGCAGGCTGATGTACAGCTCCCCCATGTGGCTTCGCGCGTCCACGCGGATGCTGAGCTTCTCGGTGAAGTGGCGCTGCAGACTGTCCCGGTAGCGCTGGACGCGGGCCGCGTCTTCTTCCGGCAGCGGAACCTGGGGCGCCCGCTTGTGATTCACCGCCCCCTGCAGCTCGTCCACGGTGCATTCAGAGAATGGCTTCGTCAGCAGCGCGCCGTCCTCCTGCGACACCGCGACGGGGGTGGCACCGGGCTCGTCGTGGTCCAGCGTGAGGCCCGCCAGCTTCGCGTACGTGAGCAACGTGTAGAGGTTGCTCATCCCGTACTTCAGGGCAATCGCCTCGGGGAAGGTGCGCGCCACGGCGCCATTCCGGCTCAGCACCGACTGCCCGAGCACCTTCACCTTCTGCTGGAAGAAGTCCCGGGCGTCCTTGAAGCCGTCCTTCTGCGCCAGCTCGCTGTCCACGACGTAGTTGTAGAGCCGCCCGATCTGATAGGCGCTGCGATGGCCCTGCTCGACGAGCTTCAAGATGCGCTTGTGGACCTGGTCC is a window encoding:
- a CDS encoding amino acid ABC transporter ATP-binding protein → MIEVKDLCKRYEGRTVLDGISAAFGPGEVVALVGPSGGGKSTFLRCLNGLEPFDRGSVRVGGDELGPGDARAQGARLWNIRRRVGFVFQQWHLFAHRTALGNVTEAPVHVKGLGRKEAAEQGRALLAKVGLSHREGAYPAELSGGEQQRVAIARALAMEPEVLLLDEPTSALDPERVGELVDLLARLRGDGLTLVTVTHEMRFARELASRMLVLHGGRIIEEGPPDRVLASPQHERTRAFLGLDRVAGPPPQRS
- a CDS encoding alpha/beta fold hydrolase codes for the protein MRREVQLTELGQGRGPRVLLLPGLGARGSGFRALAEQLAPLARPVLVEYPEGGHAACGAGALARQVLLAAGRMDAVVASSFGGMVAAHLAAAGAARGAAFLGSFTRPSQLGVRGRVIGMMGPIAMWGRPGIVAAGLAAWKPVPFARVAEVVPTTQVERSTTWHRALAIGDEPPPPELRRLSVSCVCIQGDRDVLVPPSTLERLAASLPSGTPRHLLRGAGHVPYFTHPEECARLLRPWLEALAPAEPVSEPARPRHPRVAGSAA
- a CDS encoding DUF459 domain-containing protein, coding for MRTRLARALTLVPLLTSAPVLASSAADSGSPPDAVRAAPVLPAPPPVARPSPPEAERSHTVLLLGDSLIATGFGEYLQARLEAHPRIRTARRAKSSTGLARPDFFDWMEVGQQEVQRHQPDVVVVILGGNDGQSLKDGKGGKPIHWGRPEWEQAYRQRLEDFAKVLSAPGRKIVWLELPATGRKRFEQKLTLIRGLQREVITARQDALHLDTRPYFTDAKGRVLLQARVEGFRKPMRLRMEDGVHFTVAGGRYFASKVYPEVLGVLGLAPG
- a CDS encoding helix-turn-helix domain-containing protein, which gives rise to MDEAVVIQVGSGLRTARLRAGLTTAQVAEAACLPPEAYVRMERGKLLPTVSTLVALCRALRIRAEWLRRTPAAAR
- a CDS encoding ABC transporter substrate-binding protein/permease, with the protein product MRELPSRARRPVLLPTCVVALLALALLSCGVEEATGLERVRRAGVLRWGADAQGGEPYAMEDPDEPGRMRGFEVELADALARELGVRARFVQNDWSSLIPSLERGSFDVALNGIEITPARAGRVLFTRPYYVFNLRLLARRDDTSVPHLESLRGRRVGTLANSQAWELLLRSGAQAVPYEGVEEPYIDLEQGRVDGVLMDDIIAQRYGQPRPGLRVVGDVGEGYYAIAVRPGEEDLRAALDAALVRIARSGELRAIFRRWGIDSAAQQRMVDWTDAQTREVLSETRTTRLGWGQLVLFLQASLVTLLVSVGAMALAIPLGMGLALVRLYGPVWAGRLATAYVELFRGTPVLLQLYVLYYGLAGVLRLDALSAAMLGLGLNYAAYEAEVYRAGVLAVPRGQLEAALSLGMPLRLALRRVILPQAFRVALPGVTNDFIALLKDSSLVSVISVVELTKRMTITAVDVRSWLLPGALCALLYLAMSYPLSRLARRLEARLERG